The Loxodonta africana isolate mLoxAfr1 chromosome 1, mLoxAfr1.hap2, whole genome shotgun sequence genomic sequence AGAGGACCTCTATAGGCACCCAAGGAAGGAATGGCAGAAAGCATGTATCCATGGTGTCTGCTTCAGTGAGAGTAAGTCCAGGATGTTTCAGTAAGAAGAAAAAAGATGTGAGTGTTGCATGAGTGTCTTCTGGGTGATAGGCAAGAGGGAGGGAAGTGGTAGAATCCAAACAAAGACCTTGGGGGTTGACAAGGACAGGCCATGTTACATCTGCTCAGTCATACAGGAATATGTGAAGAGAAAATTCACTGAGGCCAGAGTAATGTTTGTGCTACACCCATCtctctcagcagctactctttgcCTCTCTTTCATCTTTCCTCCATTAGACAAAATAACCTTGAATAACGGAAGAGtttagagaggttgtggacagATTTATCACTGCAGAATGTGGCTGTTAAGATGAAGACCGTCTCCttagaaaatggaaacaaaagaTCTTTTTTCTAGTGTGAAAGGCTGTCCTGATGTTTCCTGGGAGAGACATTGCATTTTGTCTGAGAGCTCTAGGAGGCCATCTCTAGAAGCACTGTGAACACTctaaaaaaactcattgcagtcgagttgattctgagtcatagtgaccttataggacaaagtagaacttccccatagggtttccaaggagcagctggtggattcgaactgctgaccttttgatgaaCACCCTAGTCATGTTCTTTTCACCTTGTGGGTCTTATTCTTGTCTTTACTCCAGCTATTTGCAGCACCTTCCTCTGTGTCATACTATTCCCTGCACTGGGAAGAGATGGTGGGTTCCCTGGACTTCTCTCTGCCAAGAGGTCTCTTCTCTCTCCTGCTTCTCCAAGTGTCCATGTGGTGTTCAGGTAAGAACATTTTATATTTTCCGTAGCTGGGTTCTCTTGTTTTCAGAATAGAATGACTAAATCACCCCATCACTCCTCATATATACCTGGGTGGATTCTAAATCCTCTATTTTGATGTGATGATTTACTTGCCTCTACACCTCTTTAGAGAGAAGAGACAGGTAGAATtacttcattaattcattcaggtCTCAGCTTCATGAGGACTTCATTATTTGTTGCCCCAGACCTGATTAAAAACTCCAATTTCATGATTCCCCAGCACTCTCTTATCTTCCTTCACAGTATTCACCACCATTACAGTGAAAACTTGATTTAACATGAGATTCTCCTGTTAATTGGAAGCTCACGAGGTTAGAAATcctctctgttttgttcaccgCCAGATCCTTAGCCAGAATACGTGCTGCAAATAATTGTTGTATAAATGATGCTGTGTCCTAAAATACCCAGGCAGGTCATTCTGATATTCTGTTCTCTATGGCCCTATTCCACAGATACCTTCATGGTGATTGGTCCCTCAGAGCCCATTGTGGCCATGCTGGGTGCAGACGCCATGTTGCCTTGTCATGTGTCCCCAGCCATGAGTGTGGAGAACATGGAGCTGCGGTGGTTTCGCTCTCAGTTCTCAGAGGCTGTGTATGTGTATCAGGATGGAATGGAGCAGGTGGCAGAACAATTGGTAGACTTCAAAGGGCAAGCAGAGTTGGTGAAAGATTATATTACCGAGGGAAGAGTAGGAGTGAGAATCTACAGTTTCCGGGCCTCAGATAATGGAATGTACAAGTGTTTTTTTAAGAAAGATAGTGACTTTGACGAAGCCAGTTTGGAGCTAAAAGTGATAGGTAAGTCATTATCTGAGAATATTAGGTCACCCTCAGGGAAATGTAAGTGTTGTGTGTTTGAGTTTGGAGGGATGATGTtgaataaaacagaaacaaagaggCAGGTACGATTGGAGTTGATCAACATCCTAGACAGTGACTTTGACCCCAAATGCTCTTAATTTATTTACACATTTATTGTGGTGTACTTTAAAATTAAACTACTTCCACAAATACCTATTCTAAAAATAGCTGATTTACTTTCCCCTCCCATGACTCTTTTCAAGCATTTTGAAAGTAAACACCATAATTCCCAAAAAGTACCATTACTCTCAGACCAGCACCTCAATCAGCTATAGTAATGGATGGAGATTCAGTTGGAAGCGTTACTGGTGAGGTCTAAAATGCAATTCATTGTTTGGAGGAAGTGGTTACCTGGGTTGTGACAGGGTGGATTGCTATTGcaggaaaagaataaataaataacagcatTGAGGTCAGAAAATTATCAATGTTAAGTAAGTGAAGCAAAGAAAACCATTAAGTGAGTTCCATCTTGGAATGTTGACAAGTCCTCAAGAAAGGGGCCACCGTGAAAGGGTGGACTAAACGGAAGTTCACAGAGCACTGAGTCGACCACCATGGGTTTTGTCGTGTACACATCTATCTCATTGATGCAGTTTCATTTTTAATTATAATAACTGCTTGTGTTATAATTATTAGCCAAAAAAGATAATGTAGCTGAGATTCCTAATATATTTCCTACATCTGAGTAGCTGGGGTAGGACTCAACCATACTGAATAGCATTCATACTATGTGATATTAAGTTCAAAAACAGGATAGACATTACTCTCAAAGGGACAACGGGAATCTCTAATGTTCtggtagtttgttttttttttaatatttgattttACTTTGTCCCTCTTCTATGTCCTTTTATGATCTAATTGCAGATATGCTTAGATAGAGAATATATGTTAGGCATAAGTCTAAGTACTAGAATCAGCTTCAAGCCCAGGAAGTCTCCTGTGACTttgtgtcacaggcacacatctATCTCAtgtggagaagagaagaaacTCTCAACTCCCACTCAGAACTTTGATGCTTCTTCCATCTCCCCACACTGGTGTTTGTATATAATGTTAGAGATTTCTGGGCAAACGAGGGTCCAGGTCTCAGACAAACAGCTTTCCTCTCCAGGTCTGGGTTCTGGTCCTCTCATCCTCATGGTGGGTCCAGAAGGTGGAGGAATAAGAGTGATATGCACAGGGAAAGGATGGTTTCCCCAGCCTGAGGTACAATGGAAAGATGAAAGGGGAGAAGAGATACCATCTATCTCGGAGGATGAGACCCAAGATGATGATGGGTTATTCCAGATGGAGGCATCCCTCATTGTGACAGACAGCACCAAGGGAAAAGTGTCCTGCTCCATGAAGAACCCCTTTTTGGGTGAAGAGCAGGTGGAAACCATTTCTATCCCAGGTCAGTTGTTCTCATTTTGGGGACAGGAAGGGAGTAAGAAGGAGATATTAGGAACTTGGGATGAGATAAGCTTGTGCAGTGGAAACCATTGACCAGGTCTTGGGCCCTGTGTCAGAACCCTTCTTCCCTAGGACCTCTCCTTGGAAGGCAGCATTTGGTGTGACTCTCCCTATACTTGGGACTCTCCTGGGTGCTGTTCTGTTTTTGGTCTGGAGAGAACGGCAAGAGAAGAAGAGAGCATGGCAAGCcgagaaggaaaaagagaaagaaagcaaagcCAAAGGTAAAACTGGTAATGAGACATGTTGGGGGTTGTGAATTTATGGGTTTATGAACATAACCGTACACATGGGTGGCATTTGTTGGGAAACAGGGACACATGTAGGATGGAATCGGAGCTCTCAGGTCTCCAACAAGACATGGAGCCAGGATCCCGGGGAGAAAAATATTATAATGGAGTCCATTGGAGAGAGAAAATCCATTGGTATAAATTAGGAATTAGGAAGAAATGGTCACCGTAATATTCAATTCAAGTAAATTTCTTGGTCTAGGTGTCTAGAAGTAACACTTAGGATATGTGCAAGTGACACAGTCTTGAAACTAAACCTCGGTTGGAtttttttccctgtaaaatctgttttattaatttctttcctttttagaaTCACTCAAGGCAGAGCTTGGTAAGTTCCACACTTTCTTTGCAGTTACAGAGGAGGTAAAGTCCCGACTCTATGCTGTGTACTTGGATCTCGCAGGCTGTTATTCCTTTTCAGCCAGAAGGAAGGAACTATATCAACAAGGTGTTGATATTATTGTTGGACCGACCATTCTGTCTGCTCTCACAACTTAGGCCTATCTTGTTCTGAGAGGAACACACCCAAAGATTTCATCACTGATTTGTTGGTGGAATGTGGAAAATGTGGGAAACAGGACAGGAGATTTAGAAGAAGACAAATTCCACAGAATTGTAATATAATGAAGATGAACAGAGATACAGTGTTATCATGAACCTTCAGGTTTCATATGGTGGTAATAATTTCATATTCTGAAGTGAAGGCTGTATGAATGGGAGAATCTAATTCCTCTGTTTTATTTCAGACTGGAGAAAAGCAAATTTATATGCTGGCAAGTAACTTCGATGTTCTTTTCGGGCTTCAATCACAGCATTTTCTAAGGCTCTAGGGCATTTTCCAGAGAGGAAATTTTCCTTTGTTGAGCAAGGAGTGGGATACCTGGCCAGGGGCATACCACCAGGACAGAAAACATGCTTTTGGCATATTttctgatgtaattttttttttcttctcagacTGGAGAAAGGAACATTTCAAAGCAGGCAAGTGACATTCTTAGTCTGCCCCACATAATCTCTGTGCAAATGAAAGCTCTTGCATTTGTATAAACTCCTGATAATATCTGTGTGGTTATTCATCCCATGACTTCCACTCTCAGTCTCAATCTCATGCTGAAATGTTAACAGATTTCTTGCTATCCTGAtaccattaattcattcattaattcagcaTGAATTTATACAACTATTTATTTGGTACCAAATAAAGCAGATCTGGTCTCTGACTTCAGAGTGAAGTACACATACAAATTGTGATGAGCGTTATAAAGGAATAAGAGATTGCCATGACAGAAATTGGTGCATTAGAGGAATTCCCTAAGAAATTGACATTGAAGATTACACTTTAATGATGCTTTGAATTTCTTCATGTGAATAACATTGGATGAGTAGTTCAGTCAGAGGAAGACTATTCTGTAACTGGCCTGAGACAGAGAAGTGTTTGTTGCATTTCTGTGAAAGTGAAAAATGTCTCTTGATCATTTGAGTCTTTCCAGAATTGTGGGTCGATTTGGCTATATCCATTTTTAGAGCATGCCACTTTATATATCCCTGTATCCACAAACATTTCCTAATGATTTTATCCTCCAAAAATTCAAACATATTCTAATATCTCATATACAAATTCTAATGAGAAAATTTTAATTATTGAAGTTTGGTTTGATGAGAAGCGTATTAATATTAGTATTGCTACTATTGCTACTGCTGTTAGTGTTACTATACCTATCAGAAACTAAAATTTACCGAGTATTCATCACTGACAAGACACATTTATTTAGTTCTCTACACACTATATCATTATTTCTCACTGTAATCCTATGTTGAGTTACCATAATTATGTACATCATCATGAGGGTAGACTTAGGCTGACAGAAGCAAAGTAACTtcaccaagatcacacagctgctaAGGACAGAGTGATTATCGAAATTCAGATCTTTCTGATTCCAGAACCTGGGCCATTAGAAATataggcacttaaccactacgccaccagggtttccagaattaaatataagaattaaaaaagaaaattggatGACTTAGCTATTATGTAAGTCCACAGAAAAATGATACTAAAGAAAGCTTAAGTGAAAGTAGGCACACTGCAATTGTAAATATGACAGGACTTCACTATCAAGAACAGGCAGTAATTGAACAGCATTTGAAGGAGAACAGAGAGACACCATCCTGAATACCTGATGCTGGGGATTTTCAGATGAGTCAACCCTCTTGGCTGGATGGTCTCAGCCTGTCTGGACAGATAGCTACTCAAGGTCCTGTCCAACCCTCTCTTTCTACATTTTATACATTGTGTGACTTCTATTAATGGACAAAGGATagaacacaaattgttttgccTATTCCATTTCAGTCCCTCTTGTTTTCCTCCATTCTTCTTTCCTAGTAATTGTACCTTTCCTAA encodes the following:
- the LOC100654655 gene encoding butyrophilin subfamily 1 member A1-like; the protein is MVGSLDFSLPRGLFSLLLLQVSMWCSDTFMVIGPSEPIVAMLGADAMLPCHVSPAMSVENMELRWFRSQFSEAVYVYQDGMEQVAEQLVDFKGQAELVKDYITEGRVGVRIYSFRASDNGMYKCFFKKDSDFDEASLELKVIGLGSGPLILMVGPEGGGIRVICTGKGWFPQPEVQWKDERGEEIPSISEDETQDDDGLFQMEASLIVTDSTKGKVSCSMKNPFLGEEQVETISIPEPFFPRTSPWKAAFGVTLPILGTLLGAVLFLVWRERQEKKRAWQAEKEKEKESKAKESLKAELARRKELYQQDWRKANLYADWRKEHFKAAAVSLAPDTAHPNLILSQSRRQVSCIENVPQNCDIPMYQGQGSSETICSVLGQEHFTTGRHYWEVEVNMGTEGRPGTRWAVGVCSDTVKRQGWFIEKPEKNFWVVACNEGKIEALTSKSESLSLKQHPHRIGVFLDWEAGDLSFYNMIAGSHIYSFTEITFCGNLCPYFSLQGPGTSVTICLASDHTENCPDSPPKTSVTHVRNCDVSTPQEAKSLLPH